A region from the Altererythrobacter sp. H2 genome encodes:
- the rsmH gene encoding 16S rRNA (cytosine(1402)-N(4))-methyltransferase RsmH yields MTAAPHIPVLLDEVLEALRPVPGMTIVDATFGAGGYTRALLEAGANVHAFDRDPDAIAAGQAMVDHYQGRLALHPARFSAMRAELAALGVPQVDAVVMDIGVSSMQLDQGERGFAFMHDGPLDMRMSQDGESAADFLNTADEEAIANVLYRYGEERQSRRVARAIVAARPLSTTGDLARVVRRALGYKPHDKKDPATRTFQAVRIHVNDELGELEAGLAAAEALLTEGGVLAVVSFHSLEDRIVKQFLREGSQRTATSRYLPETAGPEPVFTAVSKAIRPSEAELARNPRARSSTLRFARRTAAPAREAA; encoded by the coding sequence GTGACGGCGGCTCCCCACATACCCGTCCTGCTCGACGAGGTGCTTGAGGCGCTTCGGCCAGTCCCGGGCATGACCATTGTCGACGCCACATTCGGCGCGGGCGGTTATACCCGTGCGCTGCTTGAGGCAGGTGCGAACGTCCATGCCTTCGACCGCGATCCTGACGCGATTGCTGCAGGACAGGCGATGGTCGATCACTATCAAGGCCGGCTTGCCCTCCACCCGGCGCGCTTTTCGGCCATGCGGGCCGAGCTGGCGGCGCTTGGGGTCCCCCAGGTCGATGCGGTGGTGATGGATATCGGCGTCTCATCGATGCAGCTTGACCAGGGCGAGCGCGGCTTTGCCTTCATGCACGACGGGCCGCTGGACATGCGGATGAGCCAGGATGGCGAAAGCGCGGCTGACTTCCTCAACACTGCTGACGAAGAAGCCATTGCCAACGTGCTGTACCGCTATGGTGAGGAGCGCCAGTCGCGCCGCGTCGCCCGCGCTATTGTCGCCGCGCGCCCGCTGTCGACCACCGGCGATCTCGCCCGGGTCGTGCGCCGCGCGCTGGGCTACAAGCCGCACGACAAGAAGGACCCGGCAACCCGGACCTTCCAGGCGGTGCGCATCCATGTGAACGATGAACTGGGCGAGCTCGAAGCCGGGCTCGCTGCGGCCGAGGCGTTGCTGACCGAAGGCGGCGTGCTGGCTGTGGTCAGCTTTCACAGCCTGGAAGACCGGATCGTGAAGCAGTTCCTGCGCGAAGGTTCGCAACGGACCGCTACCTCGCGCTATTTGCCCGAAACCGCCGGGCCGGAGCCGGTCTTTACTGCCGTATCTAAGGCGATCCGGCCCTCCGAGGCAGAGCTGGCGCGCAATCCCCGCGCACGGTCCTCCACCTTGCGTTTTGCGCGGCGCACAGCCGCCCCCGCGCGGGAGGCAGCGTGA
- a CDS encoding DNA-3-methyladenine glycosylase family protein — MGLSAQALRDGIDTVAAIEPALARALAAVGYPEPRIRPTGYQTLLRTIVGQQVSVAAAASVWRKLEAELGEEMAPGDLLARDFDALRACGLSRQKQGYVRSLCELVVSGALDFDTLPADDELAIAELTRIKGIGRWSAEIYLLFAEGRADIWPAGDLAVQAGLGRILGLPARPSEKETRALASGWRPHRGAVAIFTWHAYNNPAL; from the coding sequence ATGGGATTGAGTGCACAGGCCTTGCGGGACGGTATCGATACCGTCGCTGCGATCGAGCCGGCCCTGGCTCGGGCGCTGGCAGCGGTCGGCTATCCCGAACCGCGCATCCGGCCGACCGGATACCAGACCCTGCTGCGCACGATCGTCGGCCAGCAGGTCAGCGTGGCAGCGGCCGCCTCGGTCTGGCGCAAGCTGGAGGCGGAACTGGGCGAGGAAATGGCCCCCGGGGATTTGCTCGCGCGCGATTTCGATGCCCTGCGGGCCTGCGGCCTCTCCCGCCAGAAGCAGGGCTATGTCCGCTCGCTGTGCGAACTGGTGGTTTCCGGCGCGCTCGACTTCGACACGCTGCCTGCCGATGATGAACTCGCCATTGCCGAATTGACCCGGATCAAGGGCATCGGGCGCTGGTCGGCAGAGATATACCTGCTGTTCGCCGAGGGGCGCGCCGACATCTGGCCGGCGGGTGACCTGGCAGTGCAGGCGGGCCTGGGCCGGATACTGGGTTTGCCTGCACGCCCTTCGGAAAAGGAAACCCGTGCCCTGGCAAGCGGTTGGCGGCCGCACCGGGGGGCCGTGGCGATTTTCACCTGGCACGCCTACAACAATCCGGCGCTTTAG
- a CDS encoding division/cell wall cluster transcriptional repressor MraZ, translating to MSGGEFLGFSGYGFSLKDEKGRFAIPVDFRADLKASSGTKTICLDVHPEWDCASAFGLSRRADFDAIIEQARQDAAESGKPFDRLTWKAQLNAFDRVAFDDSGRFIMPPDLVETYGFDDAIYWHSVGDHIVLFHPETLYESGPAFMRARCRRLEREARAKAAAKGAAK from the coding sequence GTGTCAGGTGGCGAATTTCTCGGTTTCAGCGGCTACGGCTTCTCGTTGAAGGACGAGAAAGGCCGGTTCGCGATTCCGGTGGACTTCCGCGCCGATCTCAAGGCCTCCAGCGGCACCAAGACCATCTGTCTCGATGTCCACCCGGAATGGGACTGTGCTTCCGCTTTCGGCTTGTCCCGCCGCGCCGATTTCGATGCCATCATCGAGCAGGCAAGGCAGGATGCGGCAGAATCGGGCAAGCCGTTCGATCGGCTGACCTGGAAGGCCCAGCTCAATGCTTTCGACCGGGTGGCCTTCGATGACAGCGGCCGCTTCATCATGCCGCCTGATCTGGTCGAGACCTACGGGTTTGACGATGCCATCTACTGGCATTCGGTGGGCGACCATATCGTGCTGTTCCATCCGGAAACGCTTTACGAGAGCGGCCCCGCCTTCATGCGTGCGCGGTGCCGCCGGCTGGAGCGGGAAGCCCGGGCCAAGGCTGCGGCCAAGGGTGCGGCGAAGTGA
- a CDS encoding DUF4350 domain-containing protein produces the protein MDIGLLSSLPVYWAESENLADMLQPEQEIPWPRQQIEQRHRLVPLDSLAGPAGVARVQAVILAQPRPLSAEENVALDDWVRAGGQALVFADPMLTAESRFSIGDRRRPQDVALLSPILARWGIALEFDEDQPAGERLVEDPVAGPIPVHLAGRLRAERSSAAGEGECRFAAEGLVARCAVGLGSVTVVADAALLENAEGDASGQRAAALTRLVDSLAAPQPGTRRANAGSGAQKAGEAAAGAQAEGQRSMINNKIP, from the coding sequence ATGGACATCGGGCTCCTTTCCAGCCTGCCGGTTTACTGGGCCGAAAGCGAGAATCTCGCCGACATGCTGCAACCGGAGCAGGAGATCCCGTGGCCGCGCCAGCAGATCGAGCAGCGGCACCGGCTGGTTCCGCTTGATTCGCTGGCGGGCCCCGCCGGGGTGGCGCGGGTCCAGGCGGTGATCCTCGCTCAGCCGCGTCCGCTGTCTGCTGAAGAAAATGTGGCGCTGGACGACTGGGTGAGGGCAGGCGGGCAGGCGCTGGTCTTCGCTGATCCCATGCTGACCGCGGAAAGCCGCTTTTCGATCGGAGACCGCCGCCGGCCGCAGGACGTGGCGCTCCTGTCGCCGATCCTGGCCCGATGGGGCATTGCGCTGGAATTCGACGAGGATCAGCCCGCCGGAGAACGGCTTGTCGAAGACCCTGTGGCAGGGCCGATACCGGTCCATCTTGCAGGGCGGCTGCGCGCTGAGCGCAGCAGCGCGGCGGGAGAAGGGGAGTGCCGGTTCGCCGCGGAGGGGCTGGTCGCCCGGTGTGCCGTCGGGCTCGGCTCGGTCACGGTCGTGGCCGATGCAGCCCTGCTTGAGAACGCCGAGGGGGACGCTTCGGGCCAGCGAGCCGCTGCGCTCACCCGGCTCGTCGACTCGCTTGCCGCGCCGCAGCCGGGGACAAGGCGGGCGAACGCGGGTTCTGGGGCGCAAAAGGCCGGCGAAGCTGCGGCTGGTGCGCAAGCGGAGGGGCAAAGGAGTATGATTAACAACAAAATTCCGTGA
- a CDS encoding 2Fe-2S iron-sulfur cluster-binding protein produces MPKLTVVNRAGEESTIDVADGLTVMEAIRDNGFDELLALCGGCCSCATCHVHVDPAFVGQLPAMSEDENDLLDSSDHRDETSRLSCQLAFTADLDGLRVTIAPED; encoded by the coding sequence ATGCCCAAGCTGACCGTCGTCAACCGTGCCGGGGAAGAATCGACCATCGACGTTGCCGATGGCCTTACCGTGATGGAAGCGATCCGGGACAACGGGTTCGACGAACTGCTGGCCCTGTGCGGCGGCTGTTGTTCCTGCGCGACCTGCCATGTCCATGTCGATCCCGCCTTCGTCGGCCAGCTTCCGGCAATGAGCGAGGATGAAAACGACCTGCTCGACAGCAGCGACCATCGCGACGAGACCTCGCGCCTGTCATGCCAGTTGGCATTCACGGCTGACCTCGATGGCCTCAGGGTCACTATCGCCCCTGAAGATTGA
- a CDS encoding S9 family peptidase — translation MKTFATLLLAASALTLPAAASADNHAHKGHTMTTPASAAPLIDREKLFGNPSKAGGQISPDGKWLSWRAPHNGVMNVWIAPVSDPAAAKVMTSSTDRPISQYFWSPDSQSLMYIQDKGGDENFLLYGIDLATGAERTLTPFEKTRVMVVGSSNSIKDKILVGLNNRDPRFHDVHLLDLKSGELTLVMENNAYAGFLADDNLALRMAVRPNAAGGMDYFPVVDGKVADAPSDTTGLEDSLTTNPAGFTTDGKTMYWIDSRGRNTAALIAQDVATGEKRVIAENDKADIGGALSNPKTGEVEAYSFTYLRTEWTAIKPEVQASLDWLDSRLEGDFGVQSRTEDDTKWVVWNDPVTAPTKAYIYDRGAKTLTEFYTSRPELVGAPLQPMHPVEITSRDGLTLPSYLTLPPGSDANGDGMPETSVPLVLMVHGGPWARDGYGYNPYHQWLTNRGYAVLSVNFRGSTGFGKDFINAGNLEWGRKMHDDLIDAVNWAVEKGVTSADKVAIMGGSYGGYATLAGLTFTPDTFACGVDIVGPSNLETLLATIPPYWAPIVAQFHERMGNPNTPEGLALLKERSPLHFADKITKPLLIGQGANDPRVTQPESDQIVEAMKKAGIPVTYVLFPDEGHGFAKPNNNIAFNAVTEAFLATCLGGRMEPIGDTVKNSTAQIVEGADYVDGLADAIGG, via the coding sequence ATGAAAACCTTTGCCACCCTGCTGCTTGCGGCGAGCGCACTGACCCTGCCCGCTGCTGCCAGCGCCGATAACCATGCCCACAAGGGACACACGATGACGACACCCGCCTCCGCTGCCCCCCTGATCGACCGCGAGAAGCTGTTCGGCAATCCGTCCAAGGCAGGCGGCCAGATCAGCCCGGACGGCAAGTGGCTGAGCTGGCGCGCGCCGCATAACGGCGTGATGAACGTGTGGATCGCACCGGTATCCGATCCCGCTGCTGCCAAGGTCATGACCAGCTCGACCGACCGGCCGATTTCGCAGTATTTCTGGTCACCCGACAGCCAGAGCCTGATGTACATTCAGGACAAGGGCGGCGACGAGAACTTCCTGCTTTACGGCATCGACCTTGCTACCGGGGCAGAGCGCACCCTGACGCCGTTCGAGAAGACCCGGGTCATGGTTGTCGGTTCCTCCAATTCGATCAAGGACAAGATCCTGGTCGGCCTCAACAACCGCGACCCGCGCTTTCATGACGTGCACCTGCTGGACCTGAAGAGCGGCGAACTGACGCTGGTGATGGAAAACAACGCCTACGCCGGCTTCCTTGCCGACGACAATCTGGCCCTTCGCATGGCCGTGCGGCCGAATGCGGCGGGCGGGATGGATTATTTCCCTGTGGTCGATGGCAAGGTGGCAGACGCGCCGAGCGATACCACCGGCCTTGAAGATTCCCTCACCACCAACCCGGCCGGCTTTACCACCGACGGCAAGACCATGTACTGGATCGACAGCCGCGGCCGGAACACCGCCGCCCTGATCGCGCAGGACGTGGCCACCGGAGAAAAGCGGGTCATCGCCGAGAACGACAAGGCCGATATCGGGGGCGCACTCAGCAATCCCAAGACCGGCGAAGTGGAGGCTTACAGCTTCACTTACCTGCGGACCGAATGGACTGCGATCAAACCGGAGGTTCAGGCCTCGCTCGACTGGCTCGACAGCCGGCTTGAAGGCGATTTCGGGGTTCAGTCGCGGACCGAGGACGACACCAAGTGGGTGGTCTGGAACGATCCGGTGACCGCGCCGACCAAGGCCTATATCTACGACCGCGGCGCCAAGACCCTGACCGAATTCTACACCAGCCGTCCGGAACTGGTCGGCGCCCCGCTCCAGCCGATGCACCCGGTGGAAATCACCTCGCGCGACGGGCTGACCTTGCCGAGCTATCTCACCCTGCCGCCGGGCAGCGATGCCAATGGTGACGGGATGCCGGAAACCTCCGTGCCGCTGGTGCTGATGGTCCACGGCGGCCCCTGGGCACGCGATGGCTACGGCTACAACCCCTACCACCAGTGGCTGACCAACCGCGGCTATGCCGTGCTCTCGGTCAACTTCCGCGGCTCGACCGGCTTCGGCAAGGATTTCATCAACGCGGGCAACCTCGAATGGGGCCGCAAGATGCATGACGATCTGATCGACGCGGTGAACTGGGCGGTCGAAAAGGGCGTCACTTCGGCTGACAAGGTGGCGATCATGGGCGGCAGCTACGGCGGTTATGCCACGCTCGCCGGCCTGACCTTCACTCCCGATACCTTCGCCTGCGGGGTCGACATCGTCGGGCCGTCGAACCTGGAAACATTGCTCGCCACGATCCCGCCCTACTGGGCGCCGATTGTCGCCCAGTTCCACGAACGGATGGGCAATCCGAACACACCCGAGGGTCTGGCCCTGCTGAAGGAACGCAGCCCGCTCCACTTCGCAGACAAGATCACCAAACCTCTGCTGATCGGCCAGGGCGCCAACGATCCCCGCGTTACTCAGCCGGAAAGCGACCAGATCGTGGAAGCAATGAAAAAGGCCGGCATCCCGGTCACTTACGTCCTCTTCCCCGATGAAGGTCACGGCTTTGCCAAGCCTAACAACAACATCGCCTTCAATGCGGTAACCGAGGCGTTCCTTGCCACCTGCCTTGGTGGGCGGATGGAGCCGATCGGCGATACGGTAAAGAATTCCACCGCCCAGATTGTCGAAGGCGCAGACTACGTCGATGGGCTTGCAGACGCCATCGGTGGCTGA
- a CDS encoding UDP-N-acetylmuramoyl-L-alanyl-D-glutamate--2,6-diaminopimelate ligase: MKLARLLAQAGRPESVDGALDGEVTGFAIDHRKVAPGTVFGAFAGARFNGEDYIAAAVEAGAIAVVARPEAEVSGALHITDSEPRKAFARIAAGFFRPVPPTIVAVTGTNGKTSTVEMTRQLWRMAGERAASIGTLGVTTPDESVSTGLTTPDIVTFLGNMAGLAREGVTHVAYEASSHGLSQYRNEGLPVAAAAFTNLSRDHLDYHATMEDYFAAKMRLFDEVVSDGASVVVWADDSEWAGRAIGHAQARRLRVLTVGERGDFIRLLARTPTQLGQDIAVLHDGQERKLRLPLIGAYQVANALVAAGLVLATGGSASMTFDGVARLQPVRGRLERAAISTNGAPVYVDYAHTPDALEAAIAALRPHVSGRLITVFGAGGDRDQGKRGPMGEAAARGSDLVIVTDDNPRGEDPALIRSAVLAGAGVNAREVADRRSAIAAAIADAGRDDIVLIAGKGHETGQIIGAEENMRILPFDDVEVARECAGGSTGVSTGA, translated from the coding sequence ATGAAGCTGGCCCGCCTCCTGGCACAAGCCGGCCGGCCCGAAAGCGTTGACGGCGCCCTTGACGGGGAGGTGACCGGCTTTGCCATCGACCACCGCAAGGTTGCCCCGGGCACCGTGTTCGGGGCGTTCGCAGGTGCACGCTTCAATGGCGAGGATTACATCGCGGCTGCAGTAGAGGCAGGCGCGATTGCCGTCGTCGCCCGGCCGGAAGCAGAGGTTTCCGGCGCGCTCCACATCACCGATTCCGAGCCACGGAAGGCCTTTGCCCGCATCGCGGCCGGCTTTTTCCGCCCCGTGCCGCCAACCATCGTTGCAGTGACGGGCACCAACGGCAAGACCTCGACCGTCGAGATGACCCGCCAGCTCTGGCGCATGGCGGGCGAGCGGGCGGCCAGCATCGGCACGCTCGGCGTCACCACGCCTGACGAGAGCGTATCCACCGGCCTGACCACGCCGGACATTGTCACCTTTCTCGGCAACATGGCCGGTCTCGCCCGCGAAGGGGTGACTCACGTCGCCTACGAAGCTTCGAGCCACGGACTGTCCCAGTATCGCAACGAAGGGCTGCCGGTTGCTGCCGCAGCCTTCACCAACCTCAGCCGCGACCATCTCGATTACCACGCGACGATGGAAGACTATTTCGCGGCCAAGATGCGCCTGTTCGACGAGGTGGTGTCGGACGGGGCAAGCGTGGTGGTCTGGGCCGACGATAGCGAGTGGGCCGGCCGGGCCATCGGGCACGCGCAGGCTCGTCGTCTGCGGGTGCTCACGGTGGGCGAGCGGGGGGACTTCATCCGCCTGCTCGCCCGTACCCCAACCCAGCTGGGGCAGGATATTGCCGTTCTGCACGACGGGCAGGAACGCAAACTGCGCCTGCCGCTGATCGGTGCCTATCAGGTGGCCAATGCCCTGGTGGCGGCAGGGCTGGTGCTGGCCACTGGCGGCTCTGCCTCTATGACGTTTGACGGCGTCGCGCGCCTCCAGCCCGTGCGGGGCCGGCTTGAACGGGCCGCGATCAGCACGAACGGGGCGCCTGTCTATGTTGACTACGCCCACACGCCCGATGCGCTGGAGGCCGCGATTGCGGCCCTGCGCCCGCATGTGTCCGGGCGGCTGATCACCGTGTTTGGCGCGGGCGGTGATCGTGACCAGGGCAAGCGCGGGCCCATGGGTGAGGCTGCCGCCCGCGGTTCGGACCTCGTCATTGTCACCGACGACAACCCTCGCGGCGAAGACCCGGCGCTTATCCGCAGTGCCGTGCTGGCCGGTGCTGGCGTCAATGCGCGCGAAGTTGCAGACCGCCGCAGCGCGATCGCCGCTGCCATTGCCGATGCCGGCAGGGACGACATCGTGCTGATCGCCGGCAAGGGCCACGAAACCGGCCAGATTATCGGAGCAGAAGAAAACATGCGGATCTTGCCGTTCGACGATGTCGAGGTGGCGCGCGAATGTGCGGGCGGGAGCACCGGTGTGAGCACCGGCGCATGA
- a CDS encoding cysteine synthase A — MISGHIATDTLDLIGNTPLVLLKGPSEAAGCEIWGKCEFANPGASVKDRAALGIIRDAEAKGELQPGGTIVEGTAGNTGIGLALVANARGYKTIIVMPDNQSQEKMATLRALGAELVTVPPTKFANPGHFVHTSRRLAEETPGAVWANQFDNIANRRAHIEGTAAELWDQLEGRIDGFTCAAGTGGTIAGVGLGLKERDEKVTIALTDPHGAALYSYYATGELKAEGNSVAEGIGQGRITANLEGAPIDTQYRISDEEGLMWVARLLREEGLCLGLSSGINVAGAVALGRELGKGARVATILCDTGFRYLSTLYNPGWLASKGLPVFDWLKAD; from the coding sequence ATGATCTCAGGCCATATCGCGACCGACACGCTCGATCTCATCGGCAACACGCCCCTCGTCCTGCTGAAGGGGCCGAGCGAGGCGGCCGGCTGTGAAATCTGGGGCAAGTGCGAATTTGCCAATCCCGGCGCCAGCGTGAAGGACCGGGCCGCGCTCGGTATCATCCGTGACGCCGAGGCCAAGGGCGAATTGCAACCTGGCGGAACGATTGTCGAAGGCACGGCGGGCAACACCGGCATCGGCCTGGCACTGGTGGCCAACGCCCGCGGCTACAAGACGATCATCGTCATGCCGGACAACCAGAGCCAGGAAAAGATGGCCACCCTGCGCGCGCTGGGGGCCGAGCTGGTCACCGTGCCGCCCACCAAGTTCGCGAACCCCGGGCACTTCGTCCACACCTCGCGCCGCCTGGCGGAAGAAACCCCCGGCGCAGTCTGGGCCAACCAGTTCGACAATATTGCCAACCGCCGGGCGCATATCGAAGGCACGGCTGCCGAGCTGTGGGACCAGCTCGAAGGACGGATTGACGGGTTTACCTGCGCTGCAGGAACCGGCGGAACCATCGCCGGGGTCGGGCTGGGGCTCAAGGAACGGGACGAGAAGGTCACCATTGCCCTGACCGACCCTCATGGCGCGGCGCTCTACAGCTATTATGCCACCGGCGAGCTCAAGGCCGAAGGGAACTCGGTCGCGGAAGGGATCGGGCAGGGGCGGATTACCGCCAACCTCGAAGGCGCACCGATCGACACCCAGTACCGCATTTCCGACGAGGAAGGGCTGATGTGGGTTGCCCGCCTGCTGCGCGAGGAAGGGCTGTGTCTCGGCCTCAGTTCGGGGATCAACGTGGCCGGGGCGGTCGCGCTCGGCCGCGAACTCGGCAAGGGTGCGCGGGTCGCCACGATCCTGTGCGACACGGGCTTCCGTTATCTTTCAACTCTCTACAATCCCGGCTGGCTGGCCTCCAAGGGGCTGCCCGTGTTTGACTGGCTCAAGGCCGATTGA
- a CDS encoding 4a-hydroxytetrahydrobiopterin dehydratase: MAVEKLSEEDLATWLAALPGWSLARDGAAIARTFEFADFNEAFGFMTRVALLADKQDHHPEWSNVYNRVTIELTTHDADDGAGGLTHRDTRLAKAIGKLV; the protein is encoded by the coding sequence ATGGCCGTCGAAAAGCTCAGTGAGGAAGATCTGGCAACCTGGCTGGCGGCGTTGCCCGGCTGGTCGCTGGCGCGGGACGGCGCGGCGATTGCCCGCACGTTCGAGTTTGCCGATTTCAACGAGGCGTTCGGGTTCATGACCCGGGTTGCCCTGCTGGCGGACAAGCAGGATCACCATCCCGAATGGTCGAATGTCTACAACCGCGTAACCATCGAACTGACCACCCATGATGCCGATGACGGGGCAGGCGGGTTGACTCACCGCGACACCCGCCTGGCCAAGGCGATCGGTAAGCTCGTATGA
- a CDS encoding peptidoglycan D,D-transpeptidase FtsI family protein — protein MTALALSTPIPAKRSKAATVRQHLLLTAQLRVLLVAAIFAGVALIAVVRIGYFGLSDRATRITSLEEALLPPRGEITDRNGVPLARAFPAYALWFNPRALGEPDNPLVRTPQQVAAELKLVFPDLDEADVARRLASGRPSYLRRRVLPEEANRVQDLGELALELPRETERHYPQGSLAAHVLGYVDSEGRGHVGMEQVLNEHLTDPASRAQPVPLSIDMRVQGALEDELRRGMLATNAAGAGGIVLDVDTGEILALASLPDFDPNRIDSDGAQQMFSRVSSEVYELGSTFKPITVAAAIDAGTVRDFGRRYQASRPLEIGGFRIRDSHPLGASLNVAQSLMHSSNIVTGQIADELGAERMRRTLMDLGMHERPYIEVPARGAPIWPGDKWPRLRNITVSYGHGISVTPLHLASAYAALVNGGIWRPSTLHRLEPHEVPKGRRVFKASTSYRMRQLLRLISTDGTGRSADAPGYRVGGKTGSAEKAVGGRYSKRLLVSTFAAAFPMDKPRFVIVTMLDEPQGTTASSFQRTAAWNAAPIVGKLVPRIGPMLGVMPDDTRDVDISDLRPLLPGVGE, from the coding sequence ATGACGGCACTGGCGCTCAGCACTCCGATCCCCGCCAAACGGAGCAAGGCCGCGACTGTTCGCCAGCACCTGTTGCTGACGGCGCAATTGCGTGTCCTGCTGGTTGCCGCGATCTTTGCCGGGGTGGCGCTGATCGCGGTGGTCCGGATCGGCTATTTCGGCCTCAGCGACCGGGCGACGCGCATTACCTCGCTGGAAGAGGCGCTGCTTCCGCCCCGCGGCGAAATCACCGATCGCAATGGCGTGCCGCTGGCGCGGGCCTTCCCGGCTTATGCCCTGTGGTTCAATCCCAGGGCACTGGGCGAGCCGGACAACCCGCTGGTCCGGACCCCGCAACAGGTTGCGGCCGAACTCAAGCTGGTCTTTCCGGACCTTGATGAAGCAGACGTCGCCCGCCGGCTTGCCTCGGGCCGCCCCAGCTACCTGCGCCGCCGCGTCCTGCCGGAAGAGGCCAACCGGGTGCAGGATCTGGGCGAACTGGCGCTGGAGCTGCCCCGCGAAACCGAGCGGCACTATCCCCAGGGTTCGCTTGCCGCCCACGTGCTCGGCTATGTCGACTCCGAAGGGCGCGGGCATGTGGGGATGGAGCAGGTGCTCAACGAGCATCTGACCGACCCGGCCTCGCGCGCCCAGCCTGTCCCCCTGTCGATCGACATGCGGGTGCAGGGTGCGCTGGAAGATGAACTGCGGCGCGGGATGCTGGCGACCAATGCGGCCGGTGCTGGTGGGATCGTGCTCGACGTCGATACCGGAGAGATTCTCGCGCTCGCCTCGCTGCCCGATTTCGACCCGAACCGGATCGACAGCGACGGTGCCCAGCAGATGTTCAGCCGGGTCTCGAGCGAAGTCTACGAGCTGGGCTCGACCTTCAAGCCGATCACGGTTGCTGCGGCCATCGACGCTGGCACAGTCCGTGATTTCGGCCGCCGCTATCAGGCCAGCCGTCCCCTCGAGATTGGCGGGTTCAGGATCCGGGACAGCCATCCGCTGGGCGCTTCGCTGAACGTCGCTCAGTCGCTGATGCATTCGTCCAACATCGTCACCGGCCAGATTGCCGATGAACTCGGTGCGGAGCGGATGCGGCGGACGCTGATGGATCTGGGCATGCACGAGCGGCCCTATATCGAAGTGCCTGCGCGCGGTGCGCCAATCTGGCCCGGAGACAAGTGGCCGCGCCTGCGCAACATCACCGTCAGCTATGGCCACGGGATATCGGTCACACCGCTGCACCTCGCCAGCGCCTATGCCGCGCTGGTCAACGGCGGTATCTGGCGCCCCTCGACGCTGCACAGGCTGGAGCCGCATGAGGTGCCCAAGGGCCGCCGCGTGTTCAAGGCATCGACCAGCTACCGGATGCGCCAGTTGCTGCGCCTGATTTCGACCGACGGGACCGGTCGCAGCGCCGATGCGCCCGGTTACCGGGTGGGCGGAAAGACCGGCAGCGCGGAAAAGGCTGTCGGCGGGCGCTATTCCAAGCGGCTGCTGGTCTCGACCTTTGCTGCTGCGTTCCCGATGGACAAGCCCCGGTTCGTGATCGTGACCATGCTCGACGAACCACAGGGTACCACCGCCAGCTCGTTCCAGCGCACGGCTGCGTGGAACGCCGCGCCAATCGTAGGCAAGCTGGTGCCCCGGATCGGGCCGATGCTGGGCGTCATGCCGGACGATACCCGCGACGTCGATATCAGCGACTTGCGCCCCCTGCTCCCCGGAGTGGGCGAATGA
- a CDS encoding SDR family oxidoreductase yields the protein MAAKKAIFISGGGSGIGRAIAVKFGGQGWFVGLGDIDSEGMKQTAAQIGNGFTYSHKFDVRDRAAWDVALEAFSTAAGGRIDVLANNAGIPLGGSLSENTTEEIERCIDINLKGVFWGAQAVLPHLKKTAPGSALINTASAAGIYGTGGASVYSATKFGVRGMTESLDAEWSEFGIKVASICPSFIETPLLDHTPNQGSNESIRERVKAAGLELTSAEDVAQAVWDAVHGNKLHWVVGKTARQISFAARWMPGRVRAQSRGMARPLGR from the coding sequence ATGGCAGCCAAGAAAGCGATCTTCATTTCGGGCGGCGGATCGGGCATCGGGCGGGCTATCGCAGTCAAGTTCGGCGGCCAGGGCTGGTTTGTCGGCCTTGGCGATATCGACAGCGAAGGGATGAAGCAGACCGCCGCGCAGATCGGCAATGGCTTCACCTACAGCCACAAGTTCGACGTGCGCGATCGCGCAGCCTGGGATGTAGCGCTGGAAGCATTCTCGACCGCAGCAGGCGGACGGATCGATGTTTTGGCCAACAATGCCGGGATCCCGCTCGGCGGCTCGCTGTCGGAAAACACCACCGAGGAAATCGAGCGCTGCATCGACATCAACCTCAAGGGCGTATTCTGGGGCGCGCAGGCCGTGTTGCCGCACCTCAAGAAGACCGCGCCCGGCAGCGCGCTGATCAACACCGCCAGCGCGGCGGGGATTTACGGCACCGGCGGCGCGTCGGTCTATTCGGCGACCAAGTTCGGGGTGCGGGGGATGACCGAGAGCCTCGATGCCGAATGGTCAGAGTTCGGGATCAAGGTCGCATCGATCTGCCCCAGTTTCATCGAAACGCCGCTGCTCGACCATACCCCCAATCAAGGCAGCAACGAATCGATCCGCGAGCGGGTCAAGGCAGCGGGGCTGGAACTGACCAGCGCGGAGGATGTGGCGCAGGCGGTGTGGGATGCCGTCCACGGCAACAAGCTGCACTGGGTGGTCGGCAAGACCGCACGCCAGATCAGCTTTGCCGCGCGCTGGATGCCGGGCCGGGTCCGGGCCCAATCGCGCGGGATGGCGCGGCCGCTGGGGCGCTAA